TAACGAATACCTGATGCTACAATTTCTCTTAAATCTTCTTCATTATCAACGATACCTCCACCAGTACCACCCAATGTATAAGCTGGTCTAATAATAATGGGATATCCAATTTCATTGGCAAAATCCACAGCTTCTTGTACAGTAGTAACAATTACACTTTCTGGAACGGGCTGTGCTAATTCATGCATGAGTTCTCTAAATAAATCACGATCCTCTGCTTTCTCAATTGAAGATAATTGTGTACCTAAAAGCTGAACATTTTCTTCCTCAAGAACACCTCTTTTAGCTAATTCAACAGCCATGTTTAAACCCGTTTGTCCTCCTAAAGTTGGCAATAAGCCATCTGGTTGTTCCTTACGAATAACCTGAGTAACAAATTCGGGTGTAATCGGTTCAATATATACTTTATCCGCCATATTGGTATCTGTCATGATCGTTGCTGGGTTACTATTAATAAGTACTACTTCATAGCCTTCTTCCTTTAAAGCTTGACATGCTTGTGTTCCTGCATAATCAAATTCTGCTGCTTGTCCTATGACAATCGGACCGGATCCTACAACTAATATTTTTTTCAATGAAATATTTTTAGGCATTTTGCATGTCTCCTCTCTTCGCTGCTGCAACAATTTGCGCTTGGCGAGGCATCTCAGGGGTTTCTGCTTTGGTTCGGCGAATCATTTGGATGAAATCTTCAAACAAATAACTAGAATCAAAAGGGCCTGGAGCCGCTTCAGGATGATACTGTACTGAAAAAGCAGGCACATGTTTGTGTTTAAGACCTTCTACTGTTTTATCATTGTTGTTGATATGTGTGATTTCTAATGGTGTGTTAGATATAGAATCTTCCATAACTGTATAGCCGTGATTTTGTGAAGTAATATAACAACGGTTGGAGAACAGCTCCTTTACAGGATGATTTCCACCGCGATGTCCAAATTTTAACTTTTCAGTATCCGCACCACAAGCTAAAGCAAACAACTGATGACCTAAACATATACCAAAAATAGGGAATTGACCTAACAGTTCGTGAATCATTGTTACAGCTTCAGGGACATTTTTTGGATCACCAGGTCCGTTGGATAACAAAATGCCATCTGGTTTTAATCTTCTAATTTGATCCGCAGTTGTATTATGAGGAACGACAATGACGTCACAATCCCGGTTATTTAATTCTCTTAAGATTCCACTTTTTGATCCAAAATCTACAAGAACAATTCTTTCTTTGTTACCTGGTGAACTAAAAATATTTTTTGTAGAGACACGAGACACTTGATCTGTTAATAATGGAGTCCCCTTTATTTGCTCCATTAATTCCTCAATGGAGTGATCCCCAGTTGAAATAACCCCTTTCATCGTACCGAAATGTCTAAGTTTGCGGGTTAACATACGGGTATCAACCTCACAAATACCAGGAATATCATATTCTTTTAGTAAGCTATCCACAGTGTACTGTGCCCTCCAATTACTTGGAATTTCTTCATGTTGACGAACAACAAAACCATGGATATAAGGACGGACTGCTTCAAAATCATCACGCGAAATTCCATAATTTCCAATCAAAGGATATGTCATTGTAATAATTTGACCGCAATAAGAAGGATCTGACAATACCTCCTGATAACCAGTAATTCCTGTATTAAAAACAACTTCACCAATTGCATTTTTTTCACTTCCAAAAGATTTACCTGTAAAAAGAGTTCCGTCTTCTAATAATAATTTAGCTTGCATAATGTCCTCCTTCTGTAATCTCGTGACATATCTTTCTTTATTCTGACCAAACCACTTTTCCAGCTACAAGTGTTTTGACTGGCCATCCTTGTAACTCCCATCCTGTAAAAGGAGTATTTTTACCTTTAGATAAAAATGTACTTGGGTCAACCTCTTTA
The window above is part of the Chengkuizengella sediminis genome. Proteins encoded here:
- the carA gene encoding glutamine-hydrolyzing carbamoyl-phosphate synthase small subunit, whose translation is MQAKLLLEDGTLFTGKSFGSEKNAIGEVVFNTGITGYQEVLSDPSYCGQIITMTYPLIGNYGISRDDFEAVRPYIHGFVVRQHEEIPSNWRAQYTVDSLLKEYDIPGICEVDTRMLTRKLRHFGTMKGVISTGDHSIEELMEQIKGTPLLTDQVSRVSTKNIFSSPGNKERIVLVDFGSKSGILRELNNRDCDVIVVPHNTTADQIRRLKPDGILLSNGPGDPKNVPEAVTMIHELLGQFPIFGICLGHQLFALACGADTEKLKFGHRGGNHPVKELFSNRCYITSQNHGYTVMEDSISNTPLEITHINNNDKTVEGLKHKHVPAFSVQYHPEAAPGPFDSSYLFEDFIQMIRRTKAETPEMPRQAQIVAAAKRGDMQNA